The following proteins come from a genomic window of Ferrovibrio sp. MS7:
- the pcaQ gene encoding pca operon transcription factor PcaQ produces the protein MLDPRIKLRHLACFLEVTAQKSFGKAARSLSLTQPAVSKAIAELEAILGTPLLERSRRGVFLTASGEVFRRYAGTAFAALKEGLDSVGRAERDGGTTISIGALPTVATRLVPAAVIAAKAEGLRATIRVLTGPNDYLLGRLKEGSLDIVVGRLSDPAMMQGLAFEPLYSEEIVFVVRQGHPLQHRSSVTLHDIAAYTVLFPIQGSIIRPDVERLMLGHGLTALPDTIETVSPSFGRRYTRMSDAVWIISRGVVLDDLEEGQLALLPVSIDRPTGAVGITTRFDTLPRAALNRLRETLRRLAAELP, from the coding sequence ATGCTCGACCCACGCATCAAGCTTCGCCATCTCGCCTGCTTCCTGGAAGTGACGGCACAGAAGAGTTTCGGCAAGGCCGCCCGCAGCCTCAGCCTGACCCAGCCGGCGGTTTCCAAGGCGATTGCCGAACTGGAAGCCATCCTGGGCACGCCACTGCTCGAGCGCAGCCGGCGCGGCGTTTTCCTCACTGCCAGTGGCGAGGTATTCCGCCGCTATGCCGGCACCGCCTTCGCCGCCCTGAAAGAAGGCCTGGACAGTGTTGGCCGCGCCGAGCGCGATGGCGGCACCACTATTTCCATCGGCGCCCTGCCAACAGTGGCGACCCGCCTGGTGCCGGCGGCGGTGATCGCTGCCAAGGCCGAGGGCCTGCGCGCCACCATCCGCGTCCTCACCGGTCCGAATGACTATCTGCTCGGGCGGCTGAAGGAAGGCAGCCTGGATATCGTGGTCGGCCGGCTGTCCGATCCGGCGATGATGCAGGGCCTGGCCTTCGAGCCGCTCTATTCCGAGGAAATCGTGTTCGTGGTGCGCCAGGGCCATCCTTTGCAACACCGGAGTTCCGTCACCCTGCATGACATTGCTGCCTATACCGTGCTGTTCCCGATCCAGGGCTCGATCATCCGGCCCGATGTCGAACGCCTGATGCTGGGCCATGGCCTGACAGCGTTGCCCGACACGATCGAGACCGTGTCGCCGAGTTTCGGCCGGCGCTACACCCGCATGTCGGATGCGGTATGGATCATCTCGCGCGGCGTGGTGCTGGACGACCTGGAGGAAGGCCAGCTCGCCCTGCTGCCGGTGAGCATCGACCGGCCGACCGGTGCCGTCGGCATCACCACGCGTTTCGACACCCTGCCGCGCGCGGCACTGAACCGCCTGCGCGAGACGCTCCGCCGCCTGGCTGCGGAATTGCCCTGA
- the pcaC gene encoding 4-carboxymuconolactone decarboxylase produces MAEQSRYDAGMAIRRRVLGNAHVDRAEANKTEFDNDFQRFITEGAWGSLWARQQWTPRQRSIVTIALLAAMGHDEEVAMHVRATANTGATPEDLREAMLHVAVYAGVPAANSAIKIVKKTLAEMAAVEGKE; encoded by the coding sequence ATGGCGGAGCAGAGCCGCTACGATGCCGGGATGGCGATCCGTCGCCGAGTATTGGGCAATGCCCATGTCGACCGTGCCGAAGCCAACAAGACCGAGTTCGATAACGACTTCCAGCGTTTCATCACCGAAGGCGCCTGGGGTTCGCTCTGGGCGCGCCAGCAATGGACGCCGCGCCAGCGTTCCATCGTCACCATCGCGCTGCTGGCGGCCATGGGCCATGATGAGGAAGTGGCGATGCATGTGCGCGCCACTGCCAATACCGGTGCCACGCCGGAGGATCTGCGCGAAGCCATGCTGCATGTGGCGGTCTATGCTGGGGTGCCGGCCGCCAACAGTGCGATCAAGATTGTGAAGAAGACGCTGGCCGAGATGGCGGCAGTGGAGGGGAAAGAGTAG
- the pcaH gene encoding protocatechuate 3,4-dioxygenase subunit beta: protein MDKTFEQRGPFYERDKSIHPPAFTPGYKTSFARSPRLPLLSLQPTISEMTGPLFGQDEIGLLDNDLIRNYAKTGEPIGERIIVHGQVLDENARPVPNILVEFWQANAGGRYRHANDTYIAAIDPNFGGCGRALTDAEGRYYFRTIKPGPYPWRNGVNDWRPAHIHFSVYGQGFIQRLITQMYFEGDPLIPLCAMLGGIPDAASRQRLVAPLDLNASLPLDSLAYRFDIVLRGRRATYFENKGA, encoded by the coding sequence ATGGACAAGACTTTTGAACAGCGCGGGCCGTTCTACGAACGCGACAAGAGCATCCATCCGCCGGCCTTCACGCCGGGCTACAAGACCAGCTTCGCGCGCTCGCCGCGCCTGCCGCTGCTCTCGCTGCAGCCGACCATCTCGGAAATGACCGGGCCGCTGTTCGGCCAGGACGAGATCGGCCTGCTGGATAACGACCTGATCCGCAACTATGCCAAGACCGGCGAGCCGATCGGCGAGCGCATCATCGTGCATGGTCAGGTGCTGGACGAGAATGCCCGGCCGGTGCCGAATATCCTGGTGGAATTCTGGCAGGCCAATGCCGGCGGCCGTTACCGCCATGCCAACGACACCTACATCGCGGCCATCGATCCGAATTTCGGCGGCTGCGGTCGCGCGCTGACCGATGCCGAGGGACGTTATTACTTCCGCACCATCAAGCCCGGCCCCTATCCGTGGCGCAACGGCGTGAATGACTGGCGCCCGGCGCATATCCATTTCTCGGTCTATGGCCAGGGCTTCATCCAGCGCCTGATCACCCAGATGTATTTCGAGGGCGATCCACTGATCCCGCTTTGCGCCATGCTTGGCGGCATTCCCGACGCCGCGTCGCGCCAGCGCCTGGTGGCACCATTGGACCTCAATGCCTCGCTGCCGCTGGACAGCCTGGCCTATCGTTTCGACATCGTGCTGCGTGGCCGCCGCGCCACCTATTTCGAGAATAAGGGCGCCTGA
- the pcaG gene encoding protocatechuate 3,4-dioxygenase subunit alpha → MVSYLKETASQTGGPYVHIGLIPRQAGFDIFQNNFTNVVAPPGVPGERIIIEGQVLDGVGAQVKDALLEIWQADAKGRYSHPHDGDGKADFRGWARTGTDFKTGLYRFETIKPGTIADAGGFWQGRAMAPHVTLWIAARGINVGLHTRAYFADEAEANAKDPVLNLVENPERRKTLVAERSVRDGVAVYRFDIRLQGPGETVFFDA, encoded by the coding sequence ATGGTGAGCTACCTGAAGGAAACCGCGTCGCAGACCGGTGGTCCCTACGTGCATATCGGCCTGATCCCGCGCCAGGCCGGTTTCGATATCTTCCAGAACAATTTCACCAATGTGGTGGCGCCGCCGGGCGTGCCGGGCGAGCGCATCATCATCGAGGGCCAAGTGCTGGATGGCGTTGGCGCCCAGGTGAAGGATGCACTGCTGGAAATCTGGCAGGCCGATGCCAAGGGCCGCTACAGCCACCCCCATGATGGCGATGGCAAGGCCGATTTCCGTGGCTGGGCCCGCACCGGCACCGATTTCAAGACCGGGCTCTACCGTTTCGAGACGATCAAGCCCGGTACCATCGCCGATGCCGGCGGCTTCTGGCAGGGCCGCGCCATGGCGCCGCATGTGACGCTGTGGATCGCCGCGCGCGGCATCAATGTGGGGCTGCATACCCGGGCCTATTTCGCCGATGAGGCGGAAGCCAATGCCAAGGATCCGGTGCTGAACCTGGTGGAAAACCCCGAGCGGCGCAAAACCCTGGTGGCCGAGCGTTCGGTGCGCGATGGCGTGGCGGTCTACCGTTTCGACATCCGCCTGCAGGGGCCGGGCGAAACGGTGTTCTTCGACGCCTGA
- a CDS encoding 3-carboxy-cis,cis-muconate cycloisomerase, whose protein sequence is MTSDPLDSLFTTPDMAAVFAPSTRLQAMLDVEAALARAEAAAGVIPAEAVKPIATACDAALFDLAALGRAGRQAGNLAIPMVAALTARVADAAPKAAAWVHWGATSQDIIDSGLMLQLRVALALLEADMARLDRSLAKLARRHAKSVMVGRTWLQQAVPVSFGLKAAGWLSALRRDRQRLHEFKPRLLVLQFGGAAGTLASLGTKGPAVAAKLARELHLGLPELPWHSQRDRVVELAAWGGLLSGNLGKMARDISLLMQSEVAEVFEPAGAGKGGSSAMPQKRNPVACAAVLANAARVPGLLATLFAAMPQEHERGLGGWQAEWQVLPELLGLVAGSLSAMAETIEGLEVDPKRMRRNLDASNGLVLAEAASIALGQAIGKAAAHKLVSDASRRAVAESRPLPDILAAMPEAAVHLDRAALKRVFDPLRYLGASDKFIAAALRQKVKGR, encoded by the coding sequence ATGACCAGCGATCCGCTCGACAGCCTCTTCACCACGCCAGACATGGCGGCGGTGTTCGCGCCCTCCACCCGCCTGCAGGCCATGCTGGATGTGGAGGCGGCACTGGCACGCGCCGAAGCAGCGGCGGGCGTGATTCCGGCGGAAGCCGTGAAGCCGATAGCCACGGCCTGCGATGCTGCCCTGTTCGACCTCGCGGCGCTTGGCCGTGCCGGGCGCCAGGCCGGCAATCTCGCCATCCCCATGGTGGCGGCGCTCACCGCCCGCGTAGCCGATGCCGCGCCGAAGGCGGCGGCCTGGGTGCATTGGGGAGCCACCAGCCAGGACATCATCGACAGCGGCCTGATGCTGCAACTGCGCGTGGCGCTGGCGCTGCTGGAAGCCGACATGGCGCGGCTCGACCGTAGCTTAGCCAAACTGGCGCGGCGTCATGCGAAAAGCGTGATGGTGGGGCGCACCTGGCTACAGCAGGCAGTGCCGGTGAGTTTCGGCCTCAAGGCCGCCGGCTGGCTGTCGGCACTCCGCCGCGACCGTCAGCGGTTGCATGAATTCAAGCCCCGCCTGCTGGTGCTGCAATTCGGCGGTGCTGCCGGCACGCTCGCCTCACTTGGCACCAAGGGCCCTGCCGTGGCGGCGAAATTGGCGCGTGAACTGCATCTCGGCCTGCCGGAACTGCCCTGGCACAGCCAGCGCGACCGTGTCGTCGAACTCGCCGCCTGGGGCGGGCTGCTCAGCGGCAATCTCGGCAAGATGGCGCGCGATATCTCGCTGCTGATGCAAAGCGAAGTGGCGGAAGTATTCGAGCCGGCGGGTGCCGGCAAGGGTGGTTCCTCAGCGATGCCGCAGAAGCGCAACCCGGTGGCCTGCGCCGCCGTACTGGCCAATGCGGCGCGCGTGCCGGGCCTGCTTGCCACGCTTTTCGCGGCAATGCCGCAAGAGCATGAGCGCGGCCTGGGTGGCTGGCAGGCGGAATGGCAGGTGCTGCCCGAATTGCTTGGTCTGGTTGCCGGTTCGCTCAGCGCCATGGCCGAAACCATCGAAGGCCTGGAAGTCGATCCTAAGCGCATGCGGCGCAATCTCGATGCCTCGAACGGTCTGGTGCTGGCGGAGGCCGCTTCCATCGCGCTTGGCCAGGCGATTGGCAAGGCGGCGGCGCATAAGCTGGTGAGTGATGCCAGCCGCCGTGCCGTGGCGGAATCCAGGCCGTTGCCTGATATTCTTGCTGCCATGCCGGAAGCGGCAGTGCATCTCGACCGTGCCGCGCTCAAGCGCGTGTTCGATCCCCTGCGCTACCTTGGCGCCAGCGACAAGTTCATTGCCGCCGCCCTGCGGCAGAAGGTGAAAGGACGTTGA
- the pcaD gene encoding 3-oxoadipate enol-lactonase has protein sequence MAVAQLADVSLNYRLDGPEAAPVLLLSNSLGTDLSLWEPQVSPLSQRFRLLRYDTRGHGGSAATPGPYTLDQLGRDAVALLDHLGIAKAHVAGVSLGGMTAQWLAINAPARVEKVVPCFTSAHIGNPDMWNQRIAAIQAQGLGAVVEGVLERWFTPAFHKSRPDEIERFRKMLLGMPKDGYCAAAAAVRDMDLRGQLGRIATPTLVIAGLHDLSTPPAHGEAIAAGIKGARCEKVEAAHIGNVEAAGAVTKLLLEFLSS, from the coding sequence ATGGCCGTGGCGCAGCTTGCCGATGTCAGCCTGAATTATCGCCTGGATGGGCCGGAGGCGGCACCGGTGCTGCTGTTGTCGAATTCGCTTGGCACCGATCTGTCGCTGTGGGAGCCGCAGGTCAGCCCGTTGAGCCAGCGTTTCCGCCTGCTGCGCTACGATACGCGTGGCCATGGCGGTTCCGCCGCGACGCCGGGACCCTATACGCTGGATCAACTGGGCCGCGATGCCGTGGCTCTGCTCGATCATCTCGGCATCGCCAAGGCGCATGTTGCCGGTGTGTCGCTCGGTGGCATGACGGCGCAATGGCTGGCGATCAACGCGCCGGCGCGGGTGGAGAAGGTGGTGCCCTGCTTCACCTCGGCGCATATCGGCAATCCCGACATGTGGAACCAGCGCATCGCGGCGATCCAGGCCCAGGGCTTGGGCGCGGTGGTGGAGGGTGTGCTGGAGCGCTGGTTCACGCCGGCCTTTCACAAGAGCCGGCCGGATGAGATCGAGCGCTTTCGCAAGATGCTGCTGGGCATGCCGAAGGATGGCTATTGCGCGGCAGCCGCCGCCGTGCGCGACATGGACCTGCGGGGTCAGCTCGGCCGCATCGCCACGCCGACCTTGGTGATTGCCGGTCTGCATGACCTCTCAACGCCGCCGGCCCATGGCGAGGCGATTGCCGCTGGCATCAAGGGCGCGCGCTGCGAGAAGGTGGAGGCTGCGCATATCGGCAATGTCGAGGCGGCCGGCGCCGTCACCAAACTGCTGCTGGAATTCCTTAGCTCTTAG
- a CDS encoding pyridoxamine 5'-phosphate oxidase family protein, translating into MSIITSVAELEKLYGEAQETSTAKEVDYITPHYRRFIEASPFVVLATSGPEGLDASPRGDKAGFVRIQDDRTLLLPDRRGNNRVDSLRNIVRDPRVGLLFLIPGSGTTLRVNGRGALSIDPALLESFAVEEKAPRSVLVLQVESVYFQCARAIMRSELWNPERHVDPKSLPTAGQILAGITAGRVGGEPYDKAWPERAKASMW; encoded by the coding sequence ATGAGCATCATCACCAGCGTGGCTGAACTGGAAAAGCTTTACGGCGAGGCACAGGAAACTTCGACCGCCAAGGAAGTGGATTACATCACGCCACATTACCGGCGGTTCATCGAAGCCTCGCCCTTCGTGGTGCTGGCGACAAGCGGCCCGGAAGGCCTGGATGCCTCGCCGCGCGGCGACAAGGCCGGATTCGTGCGGATCCAGGATGATCGCACCCTGCTGCTGCCTGACCGGCGCGGCAACAACCGCGTCGATTCCTTGCGCAACATCGTGCGCGATCCCCGCGTCGGCCTGCTATTCCTGATCCCTGGCTCCGGCACTACCTTGCGGGTGAATGGCCGTGGCGCGCTCAGTATCGATCCGGCCTTGCTGGAAAGCTTCGCAGTGGAGGAGAAAGCACCGCGTTCGGTGCTGGTGCTGCAGGTGGAGAGCGTCTATTTCCAGTGCGCCCGCGCCATCATGCGCTCGGAACTGTGGAATCCGGAGCGCCATGTCGATCCCAAGAGCCTGCCGACAGCGGGCCAGATCCTGGCCGGCATCACCGCCGGCCGTGTCGGCGGCGAGCCATACGACAAGGCCTGGCCGGAACGTGCCAAAGCCTCCATGTGGTAA